One genomic region from Jiangella sp. DSM 45060 encodes:
- a CDS encoding chorismate mutase, which translates to MTAPPDPATRTASADAPVVPAAFRDAVRPPVVAPPGAGGDLDHDAVPAGSVTLVDTLDPAVVEAARRHGRPVVVNLGERPELAAAAVAAGADGLWLDAPGAAAAAQAREAAVRVAPLVRSAVPDTVPACRAAIDAVDAALATLLEHRVALAGRVQRLKPVGGHAGRDPDREAAIVVAMAERAPSLPPESLARIVTAIIEAGLDAAERDDSDEPPVWRL; encoded by the coding sequence GTGACCGCACCGCCCGACCCGGCGACCCGCACCGCGAGCGCCGACGCCCCCGTCGTTCCCGCCGCGTTCCGCGACGCCGTCCGCCCGCCGGTCGTCGCGCCGCCCGGCGCCGGCGGCGACCTCGACCACGACGCCGTCCCGGCCGGCTCCGTCACCCTGGTCGACACCCTCGACCCGGCCGTCGTCGAGGCCGCGCGGCGGCACGGCCGGCCCGTCGTCGTCAACCTGGGGGAGCGGCCCGAGCTCGCCGCTGCCGCCGTCGCCGCCGGAGCCGACGGGCTGTGGCTGGACGCGCCCGGCGCCGCGGCCGCCGCCCAGGCCCGCGAGGCCGCCGTCCGGGTCGCGCCGCTGGTCCGGTCCGCCGTCCCGGACACCGTCCCCGCCTGCCGCGCCGCCATCGACGCCGTCGACGCGGCCCTGGCGACGCTGCTGGAGCACCGGGTCGCGCTGGCCGGCCGGGTGCAGCGCCTCAAGCCCGTTGGCGGTCACGCCGGACGCGACCCGGACCGCGAGGCCGCCATCGTCGTCGCGATGGCCGAGCGCGCGCCGTCGCTGCCGCCGGAGTCGCTGGCCCGCATCGTCACCGCGATCATCGAGGCCGGCCTGGACGCCGCCGAACGCGACGACTCGGACGAACCGCCCGTCTGGCGGCTCTGA
- the lspA gene encoding signal peptidase II gives MQAEAGAPLTDGGRRRTGVLLAVAAAVLAADQLTKILAVALLDPGRAVPVLGEVVQLRLIRNPGAAFSLATNLTPVLTVVAIAVALVIVVVGRRVAHRGWAVALGAVLGGALGTLTDRIFRMPGAFRGHVVDFVELPNWPVFNLADTAIVTGAVLVAVLSVRGVPHDARRREVVAS, from the coding sequence GTGCAAGCAGAAGCAGGAGCGCCGCTGACGGACGGAGGGCGCCGCCGCACCGGCGTCCTCCTGGCCGTGGCCGCCGCCGTGCTGGCGGCCGACCAGCTGACGAAGATCCTGGCGGTCGCGCTGCTCGACCCCGGCCGGGCGGTCCCGGTACTGGGCGAGGTCGTGCAGTTGCGGCTGATCCGCAACCCGGGCGCCGCGTTCAGCCTGGCCACGAACCTGACGCCGGTGCTCACGGTGGTCGCCATCGCGGTCGCGCTGGTCATCGTCGTGGTCGGACGCCGGGTGGCGCACCGCGGCTGGGCGGTGGCGCTCGGCGCCGTCCTGGGCGGCGCGCTGGGCACCCTCACCGACCGCATCTTCCGCATGCCCGGCGCGTTCCGCGGCCACGTCGTCGACTTCGTCGAGCTGCCGAACTGGCCGGTCTTCAACCTCGCCGACACCGCCATCGTCACCGGCGCGGTGCTGGTCGCGGTGCTGAGCGTGCGCGGCGTCCCGCACGACGCCCGGCGGCGCGAGGTGGTCGCGTCGTGA
- a CDS encoding FAD-binding oxidoreductase, whose translation MSTTIETGDARRELADVRGRLTGPEDAGYDEARKVYNAMIDRRPALIARCADADDVARVVRFARDHRVPLAVRGGGHNGGGLGVVDDGVVIDLGDLNDVIVDPVARTARVGGGCTWGEVDRATNAFGLATPSGIISTTGVGGLTLGGGLGHLTRAFGLAIDNLLEVEMVLASGERLTASAAEHPDLFWAVRGGGGNFGVVTSFLFRLHELDTVIAGPTFWPVEQTAEVLAAYRDFLPAAPRELNGFFLVGAVPPAPPFPEELHLRTICGVVWCHVGSAEQAAADMAPLLDALPEPLLHAPAAMPHPALQSAFDGLYPPGDQWYWRADFVTEIPDEAVAIHADFGARLPTWKSTMHLYPIDGAAHDAGPADTAWSYRDARWGSVFAGVDADPANVERIRSWSVDYFSALHPYSAGGAYVNMMMDEGEERVRASYRDNYERLARVKARYDPDNLFRVNQNIKPA comes from the coding sequence ATGAGCACCACCATCGAGACCGGCGACGCGCGCCGGGAGCTCGCCGACGTCCGCGGCCGGCTGACCGGGCCGGAGGACGCCGGCTACGACGAGGCCCGCAAGGTCTACAACGCCATGATCGACCGCCGCCCGGCGCTGATCGCCCGGTGCGCCGACGCCGACGACGTCGCCCGGGTGGTCCGCTTCGCCCGCGACCACAGGGTGCCGCTCGCCGTGCGCGGCGGCGGCCACAACGGCGGCGGCCTGGGCGTCGTCGACGACGGCGTCGTCATCGACCTGGGCGACCTGAACGACGTCATCGTCGACCCGGTGGCCAGGACGGCCCGGGTCGGCGGCGGCTGCACGTGGGGCGAGGTCGACCGCGCGACGAACGCGTTCGGCCTGGCCACGCCGAGCGGGATCATCTCGACGACTGGGGTCGGCGGGCTGACGCTGGGCGGCGGCCTCGGCCACCTGACCCGCGCGTTCGGCCTGGCCATCGACAACCTGCTGGAGGTCGAGATGGTGCTGGCGAGCGGCGAGCGCCTCACCGCGAGTGCGGCCGAGCACCCGGACCTGTTCTGGGCCGTCCGCGGCGGCGGCGGCAACTTCGGCGTCGTCACGTCGTTCCTGTTCCGGCTGCACGAACTGGACACCGTCATCGCCGGCCCCACGTTCTGGCCGGTCGAGCAGACCGCCGAGGTGCTCGCCGCCTACCGCGATTTCCTGCCCGCCGCGCCGCGCGAGCTCAACGGGTTCTTCCTGGTCGGGGCGGTGCCGCCGGCGCCGCCGTTCCCCGAGGAGTTGCACCTGCGCACCATCTGCGGCGTCGTCTGGTGCCACGTCGGGTCCGCGGAGCAGGCCGCCGCCGACATGGCGCCGTTGCTGGACGCGCTGCCCGAGCCGCTGCTGCACGCACCGGCCGCGATGCCGCACCCGGCTCTGCAGAGCGCCTTCGACGGCCTCTACCCGCCGGGCGACCAGTGGTACTGGCGGGCGGACTTCGTCACGGAGATCCCGGACGAGGCGGTGGCGATCCACGCCGACTTCGGCGCCCGGCTGCCCACCTGGAAGTCGACGATGCACCTGTACCCGATCGACGGCGCGGCCCACGACGCCGGCCCGGCCGACACCGCCTGGAGCTACCGCGACGCGCGCTGGGGCTCGGTGTTCGCCGGGGTGGACGCCGACCCGGCCAACGTCGAGCGCATCCGCTCGTGGTCGGTGGACTACTTCTCGGCGCTGCACCCGTACTCGGCCGGCGGCGCGTACGTGAACATGATGATGGACGAGGGCGAGGAGCGGGTGCGGGCCAGCTACCGCGACAACTACGAGCGGCTGGCCCGCGTCAAGGCGCGGTACGACCCGGACAACCTGTTCCGGGTCAACCAGAACATCAAGCCGGCCTGA
- the dnaE gene encoding DNA polymerase III subunit alpha — MLDGAARLDDLFSEAAKQGMPAVATTDHGNVFGAYEFYKKAQKYGVKPIIGTEAYLTPRTSRFDKTRVRWGDGGGDDVSGSGAYTHMTMFAENTGGMHNLFRLSSLASIEGFYFKPRMDRELLQRYSAGIIATTGCPSGEVQTFLRLGKYDEAIKAASEFRDIFGKDNFFLELMDHGLDIETRIREDLLRLGKDLGLPLLATNDLHYTHKADHEAHAVLLCVQSGSTLADPKRFKFDAEDFYLKTAAEMREKWADYPEACDNTLLIAERCDVKFVEEAGKYMPRYPVPDGEDEVSWFVKEVERGLHQRFPGGISDEVRQRANYETEVVTTKGYAGYYLVVADFINWAKDNGIRVGPGRGSGAGSIAAYAMGITDLDPLPHGLIFERFLNPERKSMPDFDIDFDERRRGEVIRYVTEKYGTDHVAQIVTYGTIKAKQAIKDASRVLGNPFAVGERITKAMPPAVMGKDIPLSGIFDPEHKRYAEAGEFRSLYESDVEVRRVVDTAKGLENLKRQWGVHAAGVIMSSAPLLDTIPVMKREQDGAIITQFDYPTCEELGLVKMDFLGLRNLTILDDALKNIVRNGKDAIVLEELPLDDRGTYELLGRGDSLGVFQLDGGPMRSLLRQMKPDNFEDISALIALYRPGPMGANSHINYALRKNGQQPITPIHPELAEALEPILGTTYGLIIYQEQVMAIAQHLGGYSLGKADLLRRAMGKKKREVLDAEYVPFSDGMKANGFGDAAIKTLWDILVPFSDYAFNKAHSAAYGVIAYWTAYLKAHYPAEYMAAVLTSVRDDKDKTALYLSECRRMGIKVLPPDVNESAGDFTPVGTDIRFGLTAIRNVGANVVDGIVAARQEKGRFETFPDFMDKVPVHVCNKRVVESLVRAGAFDSLGYARRALAAVVDDAVDTVISLKRNEAVGQFDLFGGAGDDAAGGFEVQVPELTEWDKKQKLAFEREMLGLYVSDHPLLGLEHVIANASDRPISALADENEVPNGTTISVGGLITSLQRKVSKRGDTWAIVTVEDLEGSIEAMFFPATYQLYALQLAEDEIVVVKGRLDRREDSPQLIAAELSMPDLSDGPSGPVVVTMAMTRCTPPVVERLKDVLTTHPGATPVHLKLTGPSRTTVMKLDDRLRVTPSTALMGDLKQLLGPTCLAS; from the coding sequence ATGCTCGACGGCGCCGCCCGTCTCGACGACCTCTTCTCGGAGGCCGCGAAACAGGGCATGCCGGCAGTGGCGACCACCGACCACGGCAACGTGTTCGGCGCCTACGAGTTCTACAAGAAGGCGCAGAAGTACGGCGTCAAGCCGATCATCGGCACCGAGGCCTACCTCACGCCGCGCACCAGCCGGTTCGACAAGACGCGGGTGCGGTGGGGCGACGGCGGCGGCGACGACGTCTCGGGTAGCGGCGCCTACACGCACATGACGATGTTCGCCGAGAACACCGGCGGCATGCACAACCTGTTCCGGCTGTCATCGCTGGCCAGCATCGAGGGCTTCTACTTCAAGCCGCGCATGGACCGCGAGCTGCTGCAGCGCTACTCCGCAGGCATCATCGCGACCACCGGCTGCCCCAGCGGCGAGGTGCAGACGTTCCTGCGGCTGGGCAAGTACGACGAGGCCATCAAGGCGGCGTCGGAGTTCCGCGACATCTTCGGCAAGGACAACTTCTTCCTCGAGCTGATGGACCACGGGCTCGACATCGAGACCCGCATCCGCGAAGACCTCCTGCGGCTGGGCAAGGACCTCGGGCTGCCGCTGCTGGCCACCAACGACCTCCACTACACCCACAAGGCCGACCACGAGGCGCACGCCGTCCTGCTGTGCGTGCAGTCCGGTTCCACTCTCGCCGACCCCAAGCGGTTCAAGTTCGACGCCGAGGACTTCTACCTCAAGACCGCGGCCGAGATGCGCGAGAAATGGGCCGACTACCCCGAGGCCTGCGACAACACCCTCCTCATCGCCGAGCGCTGCGACGTCAAGTTCGTCGAGGAGGCCGGCAAGTACATGCCGCGCTATCCGGTGCCCGACGGCGAGGACGAGGTCTCCTGGTTCGTCAAGGAGGTCGAGCGCGGGCTGCACCAGCGCTTCCCCGGCGGCATCAGCGACGAGGTGCGGCAGCGGGCCAACTACGAGACCGAGGTCGTCACCACCAAGGGCTATGCCGGCTACTACCTCGTCGTCGCCGACTTCATCAACTGGGCCAAGGACAACGGCATCCGGGTCGGCCCGGGCCGCGGGTCGGGCGCGGGGTCCATCGCGGCGTACGCCATGGGCATCACCGACCTCGACCCCCTCCCGCACGGGCTCATCTTCGAGCGGTTCCTCAACCCCGAGCGCAAGTCGATGCCCGACTTCGACATCGACTTCGACGAGCGCCGGCGGGGCGAGGTCATCCGCTACGTCACCGAGAAGTACGGCACCGACCACGTCGCGCAGATCGTCACCTACGGCACCATCAAGGCCAAGCAGGCCATCAAGGACGCCAGCCGGGTGCTGGGCAACCCGTTCGCGGTCGGCGAGCGCATCACCAAGGCCATGCCGCCGGCCGTCATGGGCAAGGACATCCCGCTCAGCGGCATCTTCGACCCCGAGCACAAGCGGTACGCCGAGGCGGGCGAGTTCCGGTCGCTGTACGAATCCGACGTCGAGGTCCGCCGGGTCGTCGACACCGCCAAGGGCCTCGAGAACCTCAAGCGCCAGTGGGGCGTGCACGCGGCCGGCGTCATCATGTCGTCGGCGCCGCTGCTCGACACCATCCCGGTGATGAAGCGCGAGCAGGACGGCGCCATCATCACCCAGTTCGACTACCCGACCTGTGAAGAGCTCGGGCTGGTCAAGATGGACTTCCTGGGCCTGCGCAACCTCACCATCCTCGACGACGCGCTGAAGAACATCGTCCGCAACGGCAAGGACGCCATCGTCCTCGAGGAGCTGCCGCTCGACGACCGCGGCACGTACGAGCTGCTCGGCCGCGGCGACTCCCTCGGCGTCTTCCAGCTCGACGGCGGGCCCATGCGCTCGCTGCTGCGGCAGATGAAGCCCGACAACTTCGAGGACATCTCCGCCCTCATCGCGCTGTACCGCCCCGGCCCCATGGGCGCGAACAGCCACATCAACTACGCGCTGCGCAAGAACGGCCAGCAGCCCATCACGCCGATCCACCCCGAGCTGGCCGAGGCGCTCGAACCCATCCTCGGCACCACGTACGGCCTGATCATCTACCAAGAGCAGGTCATGGCCATCGCCCAGCACCTCGGCGGGTACTCGCTCGGAAAGGCCGACCTGCTCCGGCGGGCCATGGGCAAGAAGAAGCGCGAGGTCCTCGACGCCGAGTACGTGCCGTTCTCCGACGGCATGAAGGCCAACGGGTTCGGCGACGCCGCCATCAAGACGCTCTGGGACATCCTGGTCCCGTTCTCCGACTACGCGTTCAACAAGGCGCACAGCGCGGCCTACGGCGTCATCGCGTACTGGACCGCCTATCTGAAGGCGCACTACCCGGCCGAGTACATGGCCGCGGTGCTCACGTCGGTCCGCGACGACAAGGACAAGACGGCACTGTACCTGTCCGAGTGCCGCCGCATGGGCATCAAGGTGCTGCCGCCCGACGTCAACGAGTCGGCCGGCGACTTCACCCCGGTCGGCACCGACATCCGCTTCGGCCTGACCGCCATCCGCAACGTCGGCGCCAACGTCGTCGACGGCATCGTCGCGGCGCGGCAGGAGAAGGGCCGGTTCGAGACGTTCCCGGACTTCATGGACAAGGTCCCGGTGCACGTCTGCAACAAGCGCGTGGTCGAGTCGCTGGTCCGGGCCGGCGCGTTCGACTCCCTCGGCTACGCGCGGCGCGCGCTGGCCGCCGTCGTCGACGACGCCGTCGACACCGTCATCTCGCTCAAGCGCAACGAGGCGGTCGGCCAGTTCGACCTCTTCGGCGGCGCGGGCGACGACGCCGCCGGCGGCTTCGAGGTCCAGGTCCCCGAGCTGACCGAGTGGGACAAGAAACAGAAGCTGGCGTTCGAGCGCGAGATGCTCGGCCTGTACGTCTCCGACCACCCGCTGCTCGGGCTCGAGCACGTCATCGCCAACGCGTCCGACCGGCCCATCTCCGCGCTCGCCGACGAGAACGAGGTCCCCAACGGCACCACCATCAGTGTCGGCGGGCTCATCACGTCGCTGCAGCGCAAGGTCAGCAAGCGCGGCGACACCTGGGCCATCGTCACGGTCGAAGACCTCGAGGGCTCCATCGAGGCGATGTTCTTCCCGGCCACCTACCAGCTGTACGCGCTGCAGCTGGCCGAGGACGAGATCGTCGTGGTCAAGGGCCGGCTCGACCGCCGCGAAGACTCCCCACAGCTCATCGCGGCCGAGCTGAGCATGCCCGACCTCTCCGACGGGCCGTCCGGGCCGGTCGTCGTCACCATGGCGATGACCCGGTGCACGCCGCCGGTGGTCGAGCGGCTCAAGGACGTCCTGACGACGCATCCCGGCGCCACCCCGGTGCACCTGAAGCTCACCGGGCCCAGCCGCACCACCGTCATGAAGCTCGACGACCGCCTGCGGGTCACCCCGTCCACGGCGCTCATGGGCGACCTCAAGCAGCTCCTGGGCCCCACGTGTCTGGCGTCGTGA
- a CDS encoding AAA family ATPase, whose amino-acid sequence MSAADGAELQVLVVGELTVVRAGRALATGEVGDRKGRTLLALLAVAGGRLVPVDAIVEALWSGPPPRRPEASVATLVSRLRGALGQEVVAGGRSGYRLGDGAQVDLYRAAELVEEAELRLASAEPALALAAARAALDLVGAAPLLADEADAAWAGEGRRLQADLTGRARAVAADAGLRTGDVAAALAAAEAAAAAEPLDERSARSLMRAYDAAGEPARALAVFERLRAALAAELGVDPAPPTRELHVAILRQQATPVAVAVAVAGTAAGPVASAERLPGRAAELTRLVRLWERTVAGDGALVLLAGEAGIGKTALAEEAARLARRTGGRTLEARCYDVERSLFLQPVAEALGRLVAQLPAPVLRQAAGDRAGALATLVPEVAALLGEPPPERRSAAAERRRVYDAVAGFLRRLAARQPVVFVVDDLHNAGAATVELLHYLGRHTSGGRLLVIGTVRADEGERVLATLDGVADRLDVGPLDAAAIARLAAEAGQQAHGAEIARRTRGHTLFVVETLRALAAGEEGIPESLRASVMARVRRAGPQAEELLHAAAVLGSSFTPMMLAGLLDLSAQEAARRCHRILPTRLLVVAGRSYEFGNDLVQETLYAATPPPTRVAYHLRAADLQAGNPEAVAWHAAAAGDWARAGPGWLAAGEQALRRYAVGDAEALLRQAIDAAGRSGDVELTGRAHLARGRAREAMFRYADAVADHEEALRAARAAGDQDLEMRALRQLGGPAWAGGGRPVADGTVHLEQSLRLAQRLGDRPAESELLAWLSVLSANRLRFDDALSYGRRALSLARVVGGDDALTVALDGLKTAHAYLGEVRELRAVLDELEPLCRRSGDLWLLQWCVFESAFPAIARGDWDTATSRVEEALAVNRRSGYTGYESWYEANLGWIARLRGRPGDAVRHGRRSLTLPAHAWFGAASMAAYATTLLELDRTAEAVTLLERGLTIAERHGTEAYRLPCLAALAAATDSRELIDEADAMIRAVGAPPGSVWLYGADTYVALARARLRRGDARGAAELLSPLVAAGERTGWTAPLAAARSVSAACREALRPR is encoded by the coding sequence GTGAGCGCGGCGGACGGTGCTGAGCTGCAGGTGCTCGTGGTCGGTGAGCTGACCGTGGTGCGCGCGGGCCGGGCGCTGGCCACCGGCGAGGTGGGCGACCGCAAGGGGCGGACGCTGCTGGCCCTGCTGGCCGTCGCGGGCGGCCGGCTGGTGCCCGTCGACGCGATCGTCGAGGCGTTGTGGTCCGGGCCGCCGCCGCGGCGGCCGGAGGCGAGCGTCGCGACCCTGGTGAGCCGGCTGCGGGGCGCGCTGGGCCAGGAGGTCGTGGCCGGCGGCCGGTCCGGCTACCGTCTCGGCGACGGCGCTCAGGTCGACCTGTACCGGGCGGCTGAGCTCGTCGAGGAGGCGGAGCTCCGGCTGGCGAGCGCGGAGCCGGCGCTCGCGCTGGCCGCCGCCCGGGCCGCGCTTGACCTCGTCGGCGCCGCGCCGCTGCTGGCCGACGAGGCGGACGCCGCCTGGGCGGGGGAGGGCCGGCGGCTCCAGGCCGATCTGACCGGCCGGGCCCGCGCCGTCGCGGCCGACGCGGGACTGCGGACGGGAGACGTCGCGGCGGCCCTCGCGGCGGCGGAGGCGGCGGCCGCGGCCGAGCCGCTGGACGAGCGGTCCGCGCGGTCGCTGATGCGCGCCTACGACGCCGCCGGCGAGCCGGCCCGGGCTCTGGCGGTGTTCGAGCGGCTACGTGCCGCCCTCGCCGCCGAGCTGGGCGTCGACCCGGCGCCGCCGACCCGCGAGCTGCACGTCGCGATCCTGCGCCAGCAGGCGACGCCTGTCGCCGTCGCCGTCGCCGTCGCCGGGACTGCTGCCGGCCCCGTCGCGAGCGCCGAGCGACTGCCCGGGCGCGCGGCCGAGCTCACCCGGCTGGTCCGGCTGTGGGAGCGGACGGTGGCGGGCGACGGCGCCCTGGTGCTGCTCGCCGGCGAGGCCGGGATCGGCAAGACCGCGCTGGCCGAGGAGGCCGCGCGGCTCGCTCGCCGCACCGGCGGGCGCACCCTGGAGGCGCGCTGCTACGACGTCGAGCGCTCGCTGTTCCTGCAGCCGGTGGCCGAGGCGCTCGGCCGGCTGGTCGCCCAGTTGCCGGCGCCGGTGCTGCGGCAGGCCGCGGGCGACCGCGCCGGTGCCCTGGCCACGCTGGTGCCGGAGGTGGCGGCGTTGCTCGGCGAACCTCCGCCGGAGCGGCGCAGCGCGGCCGCCGAGCGTCGTCGTGTCTACGACGCCGTGGCCGGCTTCCTGCGCCGGCTGGCCGCCCGGCAGCCGGTCGTGTTCGTCGTCGACGACCTGCACAACGCCGGTGCGGCCACCGTCGAGCTGCTGCACTACCTCGGCCGGCACACGTCCGGCGGGCGGCTGCTGGTGATCGGCACCGTCCGGGCGGACGAGGGCGAGCGGGTGCTCGCCACGCTGGACGGGGTCGCCGATCGGCTCGACGTCGGTCCTCTCGACGCGGCGGCGATCGCGCGGCTGGCCGCCGAGGCGGGCCAGCAGGCGCACGGTGCGGAGATCGCCCGGCGCACGCGCGGCCACACGCTGTTCGTGGTCGAGACGCTGCGTGCGCTGGCCGCGGGCGAGGAGGGCATCCCGGAGTCGCTGCGGGCCAGCGTCATGGCCCGGGTCCGGCGGGCCGGGCCGCAGGCCGAGGAGCTGCTGCACGCCGCGGCCGTGCTCGGCTCGTCGTTCACGCCGATGATGCTGGCCGGACTGCTGGACCTCAGCGCGCAGGAGGCGGCCCGGCGCTGCCATCGGATTCTGCCGACCCGGCTGCTCGTGGTGGCCGGCCGCTCGTACGAGTTCGGGAACGACCTCGTCCAGGAGACGCTCTACGCCGCGACGCCGCCGCCCACCCGCGTCGCGTACCACCTGCGCGCCGCGGACCTGCAGGCCGGCAACCCGGAGGCGGTCGCGTGGCACGCCGCTGCCGCGGGCGACTGGGCGCGCGCCGGGCCGGGCTGGCTGGCCGCGGGGGAGCAGGCGCTGCGCCGGTACGCCGTCGGCGACGCCGAGGCGCTGCTGCGCCAGGCCATCGACGCGGCCGGCCGCAGCGGCGACGTCGAGCTGACCGGTCGGGCGCACCTGGCCCGCGGCCGCGCGCGGGAGGCGATGTTCCGCTACGCCGACGCGGTGGCCGACCACGAGGAGGCGCTGCGGGCGGCCCGGGCGGCCGGCGACCAGGACCTGGAGATGCGCGCCCTGCGCCAGCTCGGCGGCCCCGCGTGGGCCGGCGGCGGGCGGCCGGTGGCAGACGGAACGGTGCACCTCGAGCAGAGCCTGCGGCTGGCGCAGCGCCTGGGCGACCGTCCGGCGGAGTCGGAGCTGCTGGCGTGGCTCTCGGTGCTGTCGGCCAACCGGCTGCGCTTCGACGACGCGTTGTCGTACGGCCGGCGCGCGCTGTCGCTGGCCCGCGTCGTCGGCGGCGACGACGCGCTGACGGTGGCGCTGGACGGGTTGAAGACGGCGCACGCCTACCTGGGCGAGGTGCGGGAGCTGCGCGCCGTCCTGGACGAGCTGGAGCCGCTGTGCCGCCGCTCCGGCGACCTCTGGCTGCTGCAGTGGTGTGTGTTCGAGTCCGCGTTCCCGGCGATCGCCCGCGGCGACTGGGACACCGCCACCAGCCGCGTCGAGGAGGCCCTGGCCGTCAACCGGCGCAGCGGGTACACCGGGTACGAGTCCTGGTACGAGGCGAACCTCGGCTGGATCGCGCGGCTGCGCGGCCGGCCCGGCGACGCCGTCAGGCACGGGCGGCGGTCCCTGACGCTGCCGGCGCACGCGTGGTTCGGAGCCGCGAGCATGGCCGCCTACGCCACCACGCTGCTCGAGCTGGACCGCACCGCCGAGGCCGTCACCCTGCTGGAGCGCGGGCTGACGATCGCCGAGCGGCACGGCACCGAGGCCTACCGGCTGCCGTGCCTGGCCGCGCTGGCCGCCGCGACGGACTCGCGCGAGCTGATCGACGAGGCCGACGCCATGATCCGGGCCGTCGGCGCGCCGCCGGGGTCGGTCTGGCTGTACGGCGCCGACACGTACGTGGCGCTGGCCCGGGCCCGGCTCCGTCGGGGCGACGCTCGGGGCGCGGCCGAGCTGCTCTCGCCGCTGGTGGCGGCCGGGGAGCGGACCGGCTGGACGGCCCCGCTGGCGGCCGCGCGCTCGGTGTCGGCGGCCTGCCGGGAGGCGCTGCGTCCCCGCTGA
- a CDS encoding RluA family pseudouridine synthase, whose protein sequence is MSEHRSLPVPDGLEGERLDAALARLFGFSRSKAAALVEDGHVVVDGSVAMKSARVRGGSWLEVELPAPPAPVQVVPEHVEGMRVVHDDPDVVVVDKPVGVAAHPSPGWTGPTVVGGLAGTGFRISTSGAAERQGVVHRLDVGTSGLMVVAKSERAYTSLKRQFKERTVDKVYHALVQGHPDPSRGTVDAPIDRHPQHDYKWAVVAGGKPSVTHYETLEAFPAASLLEIHLETGRTHQIRVHLSALRHPCVGDLTYGADPTLAARLGLTRQWLHAMRLGFEHPGTGEWAEFTSAYPDDLQQALDAIRPA, encoded by the coding sequence GTGAGCGAGCACCGCAGTCTCCCCGTCCCCGACGGCCTGGAGGGCGAGCGCCTCGACGCCGCCCTGGCCCGGCTGTTCGGGTTCTCCCGCAGCAAGGCCGCGGCGCTGGTCGAGGACGGCCACGTCGTGGTCGACGGCTCCGTCGCGATGAAATCCGCGCGCGTGCGCGGCGGCTCCTGGCTGGAGGTCGAGCTCCCGGCGCCGCCGGCGCCCGTGCAGGTCGTCCCCGAGCACGTCGAGGGGATGCGCGTCGTCCACGACGACCCCGACGTCGTCGTCGTCGACAAGCCGGTCGGCGTCGCGGCGCACCCCAGCCCCGGCTGGACCGGTCCCACCGTCGTCGGCGGCCTGGCCGGCACCGGCTTCCGCATCTCCACCAGCGGGGCCGCCGAGCGGCAGGGCGTCGTCCACCGCCTCGACGTCGGCACCAGCGGCCTCATGGTGGTGGCGAAGTCGGAACGCGCCTACACGTCGCTGAAACGGCAGTTCAAGGAGCGGACGGTCGACAAGGTCTACCACGCGCTGGTCCAGGGCCACCCCGACCCGTCCCGCGGCACCGTCGACGCCCCCATCGACCGCCACCCGCAGCACGACTACAAGTGGGCCGTCGTCGCCGGCGGCAAGCCCAGCGTCACGCACTACGAGACCCTGGAGGCGTTCCCGGCGGCCAGCCTGCTGGAGATCCACCTGGAGACCGGGCGGACGCACCAGATCCGGGTGCACCTGAGCGCGCTGCGGCACCCCTGCGTCGGCGACCTCACCTACGGCGCCGACCCCACGCTGGCCGCCCGGCTCGGGCTGACGCGGCAGTGGCTGCACGCCATGCGGCTGGGCTTCGAGCACCCGGGGACGGGGGAGTGGGCCGAGTTCACCTCGGCCTACCCCGACGACCTCCAGCAGGCTCTGGACGCGATCAGGCCGGCTTGA
- a CDS encoding TraR/DksA C4-type zinc finger protein — protein MAGNSKVEAAEAAALVVREDEDPWTEAELTEVRDLLSSDSTRLREEIAEAEADIADLLRSGDTGGEDQADTGTKTFEREHEMSLAASHRDMLNQTERALGRIENGTYGICENCGNPIGKARLQAFPRATLCMTCKQKQERR, from the coding sequence ATGGCCGGGAACAGCAAGGTCGAGGCCGCTGAGGCGGCCGCCCTGGTGGTCCGCGAGGACGAGGACCCGTGGACCGAGGCCGAGCTGACGGAGGTCCGCGACCTGCTGAGCTCCGACAGCACGCGGCTGCGCGAGGAGATCGCCGAGGCCGAGGCCGACATCGCCGACCTGCTGCGCAGCGGCGACACCGGCGGCGAGGACCAAGCCGACACCGGCACCAAGACGTTCGAGCGCGAACACGAGATGTCGCTGGCCGCCAGCCACCGCGACATGCTGAACCAGACCGAGCGGGCGCTGGGCCGCATCGAGAACGGCACCTACGGCATCTGCGAGAACTGCGGCAACCCCATCGGCAAGGCCCGGTTGCAGGCGTTCCCGCGGGCCACACTGTGCATGACGTGCAAGCAGAAGCAGGAGCGCCGCTGA
- a CDS encoding DUF167 domain-containing protein yields MRVTIRVRPGASRTAVGGRYGDALVVAVQARAVDGAATKAALEAVAGALGIRRREVTLLTGTTSRTKTVEVPDATASRLADLMREAD; encoded by the coding sequence GTGCGCGTGACGATCCGGGTGCGGCCGGGCGCCTCCCGGACGGCGGTGGGCGGCCGGTACGGCGACGCCCTCGTGGTGGCGGTCCAGGCGCGGGCCGTCGACGGCGCCGCCACCAAGGCGGCACTGGAGGCCGTGGCGGGCGCGTTGGGAATACGCCGCAGGGAGGTGACGTTGCTCACCGGAACGACCAGCAGGACCAAGACAGTCGAGGTCCCGGACGCGACGGCATCACGCCTGGCAGATCTCATGCGCGAGGCGGATTGA